Proteins co-encoded in one Novosphingobium sp. PP1Y genomic window:
- a CDS encoding DUF736 domain-containing protein yields the protein MMIGVFHSAQDSFTGQIRTLTLDAVVTLVPAPSNDSDNAPDWRVLLGDAETGSEIGAGWNRTGERAGAFVAVQIDDPAFAHPLRANLLRSMSRDDEHHLLWSRPTNRDRK from the coding sequence ATGATGATCGGCGTCTTTCATTCCGCGCAGGACAGTTTCACCGGGCAAATCCGAACCCTCACGCTCGATGCAGTCGTGACGCTCGTCCCGGCTCCATCGAACGACAGTGACAATGCACCCGACTGGCGTGTGCTGCTCGGCGATGCCGAAACCGGCAGCGAGATCGGCGCTGGCTGGAACCGTACAGGCGAGCGCGCCGGTGCCTTTGTCGCGGTGCAGATCGACGACCCGGCCTTTGCCCATCCCCTGCGCGCCAACCTGCTTCGCTCCATGTCCCGTGACGACGAGCATCACCTGCTCTGGTCGCGTCCGACCAATCGCGATCGGAAATAG
- a CDS encoding lytic transglycosylase domain-containing protein, with translation MPDQFAAHPYAPHVAEASQRFGIPELWIWAVMRAESRGNSRAVSSAGAIGLMQIMPGTWSMLSARHGLGSDPFDVRANILGGAAYLRTMWDRYHNVSLMLAAYNAGPGRADDYAAGRRSLPAETVNYVAQIAPSLGMASIASPAAMPPANAHPWRQATLFTPRGDGEASSNAGPADVQPQRTQLASPSASLPSPNPAPHPLFVSLSPRNP, from the coding sequence GTGCCTGACCAGTTTGCAGCGCATCCTTATGCGCCGCATGTCGCAGAGGCATCGCAGCGCTTCGGCATTCCCGAGCTTTGGATATGGGCGGTGATGCGGGCGGAAAGTCGCGGCAATTCGCGCGCGGTTTCGTCTGCAGGAGCCATAGGGCTGATGCAGATCATGCCCGGCACTTGGTCGATGCTGAGCGCGCGGCATGGCCTTGGCTCTGACCCGTTCGATGTGCGTGCGAACATCCTTGGAGGTGCGGCCTATCTGCGCACCATGTGGGACCGATATCACAATGTCAGCTTGATGCTGGCGGCCTACAATGCGGGACCAGGCCGTGCCGATGACTATGCTGCCGGTCGTCGCAGTCTTCCGGCAGAAACCGTCAACTACGTCGCCCAGATCGCGCCAAGTCTTGGAATGGCTAGCATCGCTTCGCCTGCTGCCATGCCACCTGCCAATGCTCATCCCTGGCGTCAGGCTACATTGTTCACACCGCGCGGCGATGGAGAAGCGAGCAGCAATGCCGGTCCTGCCGATGTGCAGCCACAGCGCACCCAGCTTGCGTCGCCGTCGGCCTCTTTGCCGTCACCGAACCCCGCGCCGCACCCCCTGTTTGTGTCGCTTTCACCGCGAAATCCGTGA
- a CDS encoding DUF3363 domain-containing protein, which yields MSRDDNEFRVRPGRSRDSGAASGRRSQKLAAQVQRAANKAGHAGSRRAGLKRGIGSGKAARGRRTVAAMRRTPGQRRVTVMARIARHKGSHYRAAPLAKHITYLERDGVSRDGRDASMFDAQTDRADRDAFAGRCEDDRHHFRFIVSPEDARDMEDLRSFTRELMADAAKDLGTELDWVAVDHWNTDNPHIHVLVRGVASDGADLVIDRGYISEGLRFRAEERVTLELGPRTELDIRTALEREVDTERWTSLDRQLERLGQDTAGLVDLRPGGDADPEMRRLLLGRAAKLEQLGLAAREGPAVWVLEPGAENTLRDLSVRNDIIKTMHNAMSRDGGRFDVSALALHQDVPSEPVIGRLVERGLHDELTGSAYAIVDGVDGRTHHLRFKDMEMTGDAKAGSIVELRSWEDAKGHDRLSLATRSDIPLEAQIKAPGATWLDRQLVARDPLATGNGFGREVRDALDARASHLETQGLARRQGQRVILAQDLVGTLKNQELTVATQAIAARTGLEHKPSGAGDYVSGIYRERVTLSTGRFAMIDEGLGFQLVPWRPALDQHLGQHITGTMSPGGSVDWALGRGRGISL from the coding sequence ATGAGCCGCGACGACAATGAGTTTCGGGTGCGGCCGGGAAGAAGCAGGGACAGCGGTGCAGCCTCTGGACGGCGAAGCCAGAAGCTGGCGGCTCAGGTCCAGCGGGCCGCCAACAAGGCGGGCCATGCGGGTTCACGGCGAGCGGGTCTGAAACGCGGCATTGGCAGCGGCAAAGCCGCGCGCGGACGTCGGACGGTTGCCGCGATGCGCCGCACACCTGGCCAACGCCGCGTTACTGTCATGGCGCGTATCGCTCGGCACAAAGGATCACATTACCGCGCCGCCCCGCTGGCAAAGCACATCACCTATCTTGAGCGTGACGGCGTGTCCCGCGACGGGCGCGACGCCTCGATGTTCGATGCCCAGACCGACAGGGCTGATCGGGATGCCTTTGCAGGGCGTTGCGAAGATGACCGGCACCACTTTCGCTTCATCGTCTCGCCCGAAGATGCCAGGGACATGGAAGACCTGCGCAGCTTCACCCGCGAATTGATGGCCGATGCAGCCAAGGATCTGGGCACAGAACTGGACTGGGTCGCCGTTGACCATTGGAACACCGACAATCCGCACATCCATGTGCTGGTGCGCGGCGTTGCCAGCGACGGCGCCGATCTTGTCATTGACCGGGGCTATATCAGCGAAGGGCTGCGGTTCCGGGCGGAAGAGCGGGTGACGCTCGAACTGGGGCCGCGCACAGAGCTGGACATCCGCACCGCGCTCGAACGCGAGGTCGATACCGAGCGCTGGACCAGTCTTGACCGGCAGCTTGAACGCTTGGGGCAGGATACTGCAGGCCTTGTCGATCTGCGTCCAGGCGGCGACGCCGATCCCGAGATGCGCCGGCTGCTTCTGGGCCGTGCCGCCAAACTGGAACAGCTGGGACTGGCGGCGCGCGAAGGGCCTGCGGTGTGGGTGCTGGAGCCCGGTGCCGAAAACACATTGCGCGATCTTTCGGTGCGCAACGACATCATCAAGACGATGCACAATGCCATGAGCCGCGACGGCGGGCGGTTTGATGTATCGGCATTGGCCCTGCATCAGGACGTTCCAAGCGAACCGGTCATCGGACGCCTGGTCGAACGTGGCCTCCACGACGAGCTCACGGGCAGCGCCTATGCCATCGTCGACGGTGTCGATGGTCGCACGCACCATCTGCGGTTCAAGGACATGGAGATGACCGGCGACGCCAAAGCCGGATCGATTGTCGAACTGCGCTCATGGGAGGATGCCAAAGGGCATGACCGGCTGTCGCTCGCCACGCGATCAGACATACCCCTCGAGGCACAGATCAAAGCACCTGGCGCGACGTGGCTTGATCGCCAGCTTGTGGCCCGCGATCCCCTAGCAACAGGCAATGGTTTCGGGCGCGAGGTGCGCGATGCCCTGGATGCCCGCGCCAGCCATCTCGAAACGCAAGGGCTTGCCCGCCGGCAGGGCCAGCGGGTCATCCTTGCTCAGGATCTCGTCGGGACGCTGAAAAATCAGGAACTGACGGTCGCCACGCAGGCCATCGCCGCGCGCACAGGACTTGAGCACAAACCGTCGGGCGCAGGCGACTATGTCAGCGGCATCTACCGGGAGCGGGTGACGCTTTCGACGGGCCGCTTCGCGATGATCGACGAAGGGCTGGGCTTCCAGCTCGTGCCCTGGCGCCCGGCGCTCGATCAGCACCTCGGCCAGCACATCACCGGCACCATGTCGCCGGGCGGATCTGTCGACTGGGCCTTGGGCCGCGGACGCGGGATCAGCCTGTGA
- a CDS encoding conjugal transfer protein TraG, with the protein MNATRILWGQVIAVISVTLLGIWSATQWTAHALAHQPELGQPWFWLGPWPIYPPYAFFWWWFAFDAYAPQIFQTGAFIAVSGVMAAIVIAIAMSVWRAREEKQSETYGSARWATDKEIRKAGLLKQDGVVIGSHKNRYLRHNGPEHILCFAPTRSGKGVGLVIPSLLAWPGSCIVHDIKGENWDLTAGFRARHGRVLLFDPTNPASNPYNPLLEVRKGDWEVRDAQNIADILIDPEGSLEKRTHWEKTSHSLLVGTILHVLYAEKDKSLAGVAGFLSDPRRSIETTLHRMKTTPHLGKDGVHPVVAAAAQELLNKSDNERSGVLSTAMSFLGLYRDPVIAQVTGASDWRITDLVDSAAPVSLYLVIPPSDISRTKPLVRLMLNQIGRRLTEELKAKGRRQRVMFMLDEFPALGRLDFFESALAFVAGYGIKAFLIAQSLNQIEKAYGSNNAILDNCHVRVAFAANDDNTASRVSNALGTATQMRAMKNYAGHRLSPWLGHIMVSRTETPRPLLTPGEVQQFSEHEEIVLVASTPPIRAEKAKYFLDPRFRARLLPAPTPKPLHPKKRPKDDWSALAPIAAPLPVKPAQAEAKSSEQPPVDQPKPDVPSDADGAESENDTANSGIRREPELGEHEDVVPAPKPPVNEFDLDRDAPEDDAARAKREADRTMNRNARNASLDPDDGIDL; encoded by the coding sequence ATGAACGCCACCCGTATTCTTTGGGGTCAGGTCATCGCCGTCATCAGCGTTACTTTGCTTGGCATCTGGTCTGCCACCCAATGGACGGCCCACGCCCTTGCGCATCAACCCGAGCTCGGCCAGCCCTGGTTCTGGCTTGGACCTTGGCCAATCTACCCGCCCTACGCCTTCTTCTGGTGGTGGTTTGCGTTTGACGCCTATGCACCACAGATCTTCCAGACCGGGGCATTCATCGCGGTCTCGGGTGTCATGGCCGCCATAGTTATCGCGATCGCCATGTCGGTGTGGCGCGCGCGGGAGGAGAAGCAGTCAGAGACCTATGGTTCGGCTCGCTGGGCGACCGACAAGGAAATCCGCAAGGCTGGCCTCCTGAAACAGGACGGCGTGGTGATCGGCTCGCACAAGAACCGGTATCTGCGGCACAATGGCCCCGAGCATATTCTCTGCTTTGCGCCGACCCGTTCCGGCAAAGGCGTTGGTCTCGTCATCCCGTCGCTGCTCGCCTGGCCGGGCAGTTGCATCGTCCACGATATCAAAGGCGAGAACTGGGATCTGACGGCTGGCTTTCGCGCGCGGCATGGCCGCGTCCTGCTGTTCGATCCGACCAACCCCGCATCCAACCCCTACAATCCGCTGCTCGAAGTCCGGAAGGGCGATTGGGAGGTGCGTGACGCCCAGAACATCGCAGACATATTGATCGACCCCGAAGGGTCACTGGAAAAGCGCACGCATTGGGAGAAGACCAGCCACTCGCTACTCGTCGGCACCATCCTGCACGTCCTCTATGCCGAGAAGGACAAGTCGCTGGCCGGGGTCGCTGGCTTCCTTTCCGATCCGCGTCGTTCGATAGAAACCACGCTGCACCGGATGAAGACGACCCCGCACCTCGGCAAAGATGGTGTTCACCCCGTTGTGGCTGCCGCAGCACAGGAACTGCTGAACAAGTCTGACAATGAGAGGTCTGGCGTCCTGTCGACGGCCATGTCGTTCCTCGGCCTCTACCGCGACCCTGTGATTGCGCAGGTCACCGGAGCCTCGGACTGGCGCATCACCGATCTTGTCGATTCAGCGGCACCTGTGTCGCTCTATCTGGTCATTCCTCCTTCCGATATCAGCCGGACCAAGCCGCTCGTCCGCCTGATGCTCAATCAGATCGGGCGCCGCTTGACCGAAGAGCTAAAGGCCAAGGGTCGCCGGCAGCGCGTGATGTTCATGCTCGATGAATTCCCGGCTTTGGGGCGGCTAGACTTCTTCGAAAGCGCACTGGCCTTTGTTGCAGGCTACGGGATCAAGGCATTCCTGATCGCGCAGTCGCTCAACCAGATTGAAAAAGCCTATGGGTCAAACAACGCCATTCTCGACAACTGCCACGTCCGCGTCGCGTTCGCGGCCAATGATGACAATACCGCCAGCCGCGTTTCCAATGCGCTCGGCACCGCCACCCAGATGCGGGCGATGAAGAATTATGCCGGACATCGCCTTTCGCCATGGCTCGGCCATATCATGGTCTCGCGTACTGAGACCCCAAGGCCATTGTTGACGCCTGGCGAAGTTCAGCAATTTTCGGAGCACGAGGAGATTGTGCTGGTGGCCAGCACGCCGCCGATCCGCGCGGAAAAGGCAAAATACTTTCTCGACCCGAGGTTCCGCGCGCGCCTTCTACCGGCACCCACACCCAAACCGCTGCACCCGAAGAAACGGCCAAAGGACGACTGGTCTGCGCTCGCACCCATTGCGGCACCGCTGCCGGTCAAACCAGCCCAGGCCGAAGCGAAAAGCTCCGAACAGCCGCCTGTTGATCAGCCAAAGCCGGATGTGCCGTCAGATGCCGATGGGGCCGAATCCGAAAATGATACGGCAAACTCCGGGATCAGGCGAGAACCCGAACTGGGGGAACATGAGGATGTCGTTCCCGCCCCCAAGCCACCGGTCAACGAGTTCGATCTTGATCGCGATGCGCCCGAGGATGACGCAGCCAGGGCGAAACGGGAAGCTGATCGCACTATGAACCGCAATGCCCGCAATGCATCGCTCGACCCCGATGACGGCATCGACCTGTGA
- a CDS encoding ribbon-helix-helix protein, CopG family yields the protein MRKKPHSKQTFRLEIELAKLLEERAHARGVSRTEVVEAALMSLLQSDQDERMEAALARRLDRLSRQLDRLEWHVELTNEAIGLFVRFWLTSNPPLPDAAMKAAQAMGKKRWHGFVESLSRRMEAGPKLRDEVELGKSDASIS from the coding sequence GTGAGGAAGAAGCCCCACAGCAAACAAACCTTCCGGCTCGAAATCGAACTGGCCAAATTGCTGGAGGAACGCGCGCATGCCCGTGGAGTCTCGCGCACCGAAGTGGTGGAAGCGGCGTTGATGTCCCTGCTGCAATCCGATCAGGATGAACGGATGGAAGCCGCTCTGGCGAGGCGGCTCGATCGTCTGTCGCGGCAATTGGATCGGCTCGAATGGCATGTGGAATTGACGAACGAAGCGATCGGCCTGTTCGTGCGCTTCTGGCTCACCAGCAATCCGCCGCTGCCCGATGCCGCGATGAAGGCGGCGCAGGCGATGGGCAAGAAGAGGTGGCACGGATTTGTGGAATCACTCTCGCGGCGCATGGAGGCGGGACCAAAGCTGCGGGATGAAGTCGAACTTGGGAAGTCCGACGCATCAATCAGCTGA
- a CDS encoding Rrf2 family transcriptional regulator: MRLSLQTDYALRTLMFLAVKDGHHSIADIASAYGISKNHLMKVAQRLTAEGFVESVRGRSGGLKLALPPAELNVGVIVRTMEDTGAFVECFDPATNTCVVTPVCGLRHVLTGALESFARHLDQFSIADLIPKKERFERQLDGGARGSHDARHPGTQILNPAVFR; encoded by the coding sequence ATGAGACTTTCGCTTCAAACCGATTATGCCTTGCGCACCCTCATGTTTCTGGCGGTGAAGGACGGCCATCATTCTATCGCCGACATTGCCAGCGCTTATGGCATTTCAAAGAACCACCTGATGAAGGTGGCACAACGGCTCACTGCTGAAGGCTTTGTCGAAAGCGTGCGGGGCCGAAGCGGCGGCCTCAAGCTGGCGCTCCCGCCTGCTGAATTGAATGTGGGCGTCATTGTCCGGACCATGGAAGATACCGGGGCGTTCGTTGAATGTTTCGACCCGGCAACCAACACTTGCGTTGTCACCCCAGTCTGCGGGTTACGGCATGTATTGACAGGCGCTTTGGAGTCATTTGCCCGGCATCTGGATCAATTCTCAATCGCCGATCTGATTCCCAAAAAAGAGAGGTTTGAGAGGCAGCTCGACGGGGGGGCACGCGGCAGTCATGATGCACGGCACCCCGGCACTCAGATTCTCAATCCGGCAGTTTTCCGGTAA
- a CDS encoding group III truncated hemoglobin, translating to MNASDHVAQARARKMADALALGINEAFISHLVEHFYEAIRADEMLGPIFGAKVSDWPHHLARMKDFWASIMLESGRFSGNPMRKHMAVGGLDAAHFARWQSLWDATLTQIAPNKQVADRFRDAAQRIGESLLTGIQIERGGLAAISAKAAA from the coding sequence ATGAACGCATCAGATCATGTCGCGCAGGCGCGCGCACGTAAGATGGCCGATGCATTGGCCTTAGGGATCAATGAGGCATTCATCTCACATCTCGTCGAGCATTTTTACGAGGCCATTCGGGCCGATGAGATGCTCGGCCCGATATTTGGTGCAAAGGTCAGCGACTGGCCGCATCATCTGGCGCGGATGAAGGATTTCTGGGCCTCGATCATGCTGGAATCGGGTCGTTTCAGTGGCAATCCCATGCGTAAGCATATGGCTGTCGGTGGGCTCGATGCAGCACATTTTGCCCGTTGGCAGTCTTTATGGGATGCGACACTCACTCAGATTGCGCCGAACAAGCAAGTTGCGGACCGGTTTCGCGACGCGGCGCAGCGAATCGGCGAAAGCCTGCTGACCGGCATTCAGATCGAGCGCGGTGGTCTCGCCGCAATTTCCGCCAAGGCGGCTGCCTGA
- a CDS encoding DUF1971 domain-containing protein, whose product MSTPYAKSPIFDEQNLPDALRNDHRTKTGTWGLLRVLEGEVRLIFTEPHTEHRVTPDTPAIIPPQATHYVVPVGVMRMQVEFWRERPDPSEGPING is encoded by the coding sequence ATGTCGACGCCTTATGCCAAATCCCCCATCTTCGACGAGCAGAACCTGCCCGATGCGCTGCGCAACGATCATCGCACCAAGACTGGGACGTGGGGGCTGCTGCGCGTTCTGGAAGGCGAAGTCCGGCTGATCTTCACCGAACCGCATACGGAACACCGTGTCACGCCTGATACTCCCGCGATCATCCCACCACAGGCGACGCATTATGTCGTGCCAGTCGGGGTGATGCGCATGCAGGTTGAGTTCTGGCGCGAACGCCCTGATCCGAGCGAAGGACCGATCAATGGATGA
- a CDS encoding membrane protein: protein MDDLALARAIHVIAVLFWIGGVGFVTWVIMPALRASERPTDRLVRFHQIEGRFAWQARIWVMLAGASGLWLIYRADMWSRFAEIRFWWMHLMVALWAVFALMLFVLEPLVLHHRMTQSATPEADFARMMRLHQVLTLLGVVAILGAVGGSHGLF from the coding sequence ATGGATGACCTTGCCCTGGCGCGCGCTATCCATGTGATCGCTGTGCTGTTCTGGATCGGCGGCGTCGGATTTGTCACTTGGGTTATCATGCCTGCGCTGCGGGCAAGCGAACGTCCCACAGACCGCCTTGTACGGTTTCATCAGATCGAGGGACGTTTTGCATGGCAGGCGCGCATTTGGGTCATGCTGGCCGGTGCGAGCGGGCTGTGGCTGATCTACCGCGCGGATATGTGGAGCCGTTTTGCCGAGATACGCTTCTGGTGGATGCATCTGATGGTGGCGTTGTGGGCCGTGTTCGCGCTGATGCTGTTCGTGCTGGAGCCCTTGGTGTTGCACCACCGCATGACCCAATCGGCCACTCCCGAAGCTGATTTCGCTCGGATGATGCGATTGCATCAGGTGCTGACGCTCTTGGGCGTAGTTGCGATTCTCGGCGCAGTTGGCGGCAGTCACGGCCTTTTCTGA
- a CDS encoding globin domain-containing protein, giving the protein MRKPLSAETKAIVKSTAPALQQHGLAITTRMYERLFIDPDVKAMFDQAAQESGEQPRRLAGAILAYAQNIDKLEALTAPVMRMAARHVETGVKAEHYPLVANALLPAIRDVLGDAATDEVLGAWGEAYWALADILIGKEEVLYAEVDGN; this is encoded by the coding sequence GTGCGCAAACCACTGAGTGCTGAAACAAAAGCCATCGTAAAATCGACCGCACCTGCATTGCAGCAGCACGGCCTTGCCATCACGACGCGCATGTACGAGCGGCTGTTTATCGACCCCGACGTGAAGGCCATGTTCGACCAAGCCGCACAGGAAAGCGGAGAGCAACCGCGCCGTCTTGCTGGCGCTATCCTTGCTTATGCGCAGAACATCGACAAGTTGGAGGCTTTGACGGCGCCGGTGATGCGCATGGCTGCTCGGCATGTGGAAACGGGCGTAAAGGCAGAACACTACCCACTGGTAGCTAATGCTCTGCTGCCCGCGATCCGTGATGTTTTGGGCGATGCTGCAACCGACGAGGTGCTGGGTGCATGGGGAGAGGCCTATTGGGCGCTTGCTGACATCCTCATTGGCAAAGAAGAAGTTCTCTACGCAGAAGTGGATGGCAATTGA
- a CDS encoding HPP family protein, whose protein sequence is MDKVTDLSPDTAPRLVWSRYYSTFVAAPPGPGARERLIAVAGAIIGIVTTGLLCGVLAGTGAAHPLLVAPMGASAVLLFAVPASPLAQPWSILGGNVLSAVVGIAVALAVPNATVAAGLGVGLAIAVMSLARCLHPPGGAVALSAVLGGAAGSAHPFMFALYPVGLNSLLLILAGLAFHRMTGHTYPHRAKLTESAHGTQDSAPLSRSGVRPNDIDVALARFGDTLDINRDDLLQLFELAGLSATERQVGELTCGDIMSRDVITIAGTALVEDAHVLLRARRLRALPVENATGQLIGVITWPDLDKQGAFASEIMAPADTAHLTAPAATLLAPLANGHGHEVMIVDDNMQLQGIVTQTDIIASLITKAVTLNAK, encoded by the coding sequence ATGGATAAAGTTACCGATTTGAGCCCGGACACTGCTCCGCGATTGGTGTGGAGCCGCTACTACAGCACGTTTGTAGCGGCTCCGCCCGGCCCCGGCGCTCGTGAGCGGCTTATTGCGGTGGCAGGTGCCATCATCGGCATTGTGACGACGGGACTGCTGTGCGGCGTTCTTGCCGGTACCGGCGCTGCGCACCCTCTGCTCGTGGCACCAATGGGGGCATCCGCTGTCCTGCTTTTCGCTGTTCCGGCAAGCCCTCTAGCACAGCCATGGTCGATCTTGGGCGGGAACGTCCTGTCGGCCGTGGTCGGCATAGCGGTCGCCCTTGCGGTCCCCAATGCTACCGTTGCAGCGGGTCTTGGTGTCGGCCTTGCCATTGCGGTCATGTCACTGGCGCGCTGTCTGCATCCGCCGGGCGGCGCTGTTGCCTTGTCAGCCGTGCTCGGTGGGGCCGCCGGAAGCGCGCACCCGTTCATGTTCGCGCTTTACCCCGTCGGCTTGAACTCGCTGCTGCTGATCCTCGCTGGCCTGGCATTCCATCGCATGACAGGGCACACCTATCCGCATCGGGCGAAGCTGACTGAAAGCGCCCACGGCACGCAGGATTCTGCGCCACTCAGCAGAAGCGGGGTAAGGCCGAACGACATTGATGTAGCGCTGGCACGTTTTGGCGATACGCTCGACATCAATCGCGACGATCTTTTGCAACTCTTCGAATTGGCGGGACTGAGCGCGACGGAACGACAGGTCGGGGAGTTAACCTGCGGCGACATCATGTCACGCGATGTCATCACGATTGCGGGAACCGCACTAGTGGAAGACGCGCATGTTCTGCTTCGGGCCAGACGACTGCGCGCGCTTCCGGTAGAAAATGCCACTGGCCAGCTGATCGGCGTGATCACATGGCCAGACCTCGACAAACAGGGGGCTTTTGCGTCGGAGATCATGGCACCGGCAGATACGGCGCATTTGACGGCGCCCGCGGCAACGCTGCTCGCCCCTCTCGCCAATGGTCACGGTCACGAGGTCATGATCGTGGACGATAACATGCAGTTGCAAGGCATCGTTACCCAAACGGACATCATTGCCAGTTTGATAACAAAAGCGGTCACGCTCAATGCAAAATGA
- a CDS encoding nucleotidyl transferase AbiEii/AbiGii toxin family protein, protein MIDIIKEKLGRYGATNALEEENALKEILQEIALYALWRADFFDCALFQGGTSLRILHGLPRFSEDLDFLLRVPNMDFDWSPYLEGMTEVFGQFGLTLEAHPKPRMDTAIRQALLKDDSIASQLDLSFAGTGHRKAIKIKLEIDVNPPAGSAEATTYLDFPADYEVRHQDLASNFALKIHALLCRGFLKGRDWFDFSWYVSRGLEPNFVLLQNALVQAGPWAGDGSLLVDMAWLKAALSGAITRIEWKEAAKDVERFLRPADLKSVDLWSERFFLAKVDKLVAASDSQAIA, encoded by the coding sequence ATGATTGACATCATCAAGGAAAAGCTCGGCCGCTATGGCGCCACCAATGCGCTTGAAGAGGAAAACGCGCTCAAGGAGATCCTCCAGGAGATTGCGTTATACGCGCTGTGGCGCGCCGATTTCTTCGATTGCGCCCTGTTCCAGGGCGGCACCAGTCTGCGCATTTTACACGGCCTGCCACGCTTTTCCGAGGACTTGGACTTTCTCCTGCGCGTGCCGAACATGGACTTCGACTGGTCCCCTTACCTCGAGGGGATGACCGAGGTGTTCGGCCAGTTCGGGCTGACGCTGGAAGCGCATCCCAAGCCGCGCATGGATACGGCCATTCGTCAGGCGCTGCTTAAGGACGATTCCATCGCCAGCCAGCTCGACCTGTCATTCGCAGGCACCGGCCATCGCAAGGCGATCAAGATCAAGCTGGAAATTGATGTGAACCCGCCCGCAGGATCGGCCGAGGCGACCACCTATCTTGATTTTCCAGCCGACTATGAGGTGCGCCATCAGGATCTGGCATCCAATTTTGCGCTAAAGATCCATGCCTTGCTATGCCGAGGCTTCCTCAAAGGTCGCGACTGGTTCGACTTCTCCTGGTATGTTTCGCGCGGGCTCGAACCCAATTTCGTCCTTTTGCAAAACGCGCTGGTTCAGGCAGGGCCATGGGCCGGTGACGGGTCGCTCCTCGTCGACATGGCATGGTTGAAGGCTGCGCTTTCTGGCGCAATCACTCGGATCGAGTGGAAGGAAGCGGCAAAGGATGTCGAGCGCTTCCTGCGTCCTGCCGATCTCAAGTCGGTTGATCTGTGGAGTGAGCGCTTTTTCCTCGCCAAGGTCGATAAGCTGGTCGCGGCGTCTGACAGCCAAGCTATAGCCTAA
- the trbB gene encoding P-type conjugative transfer ATPase TrbB encodes MLRTAMGASIATWLADPKVIEIMLNPDGRLWVDRLGIGLSDSGERLTAADGERIIRLVAHHVGAEVHGDAPRVSAELPESGERFEGLLPPVVAAPTFAIRKPAVAVFLLEDYVSAGIMCAAEADRLRSGVAQRLNILVAGGTGTGKTTLTNALLAEVAKTTDRVVLIEDTRELQCRAPNLVAMRTKDGVASLSDLVRSSLRLRPDRIPIGEVRGAEALDLLKAWGTGHPGGIGTIHAGSAIGALRRMEQLIQEAVVTVPRALIAETINLIAVLVRDGTGRRLAELARVDGLDPVTGDYRLISANQTQGDSL; translated from the coding sequence ATGCTGCGCACGGCGATGGGCGCATCGATCGCGACCTGGCTGGCTGACCCCAAGGTCATCGAGATCATGCTCAATCCTGATGGACGCCTTTGGGTCGACCGGTTGGGCATCGGACTGTCCGACAGCGGTGAACGCCTGACCGCAGCCGATGGTGAACGCATCATCCGATTGGTTGCCCATCATGTGGGTGCCGAAGTTCACGGCGATGCACCGCGCGTGTCAGCGGAGCTGCCGGAAAGCGGAGAACGGTTCGAAGGCCTCCTGCCACCGGTGGTGGCGGCTCCCACCTTTGCCATCCGCAAGCCCGCCGTCGCGGTGTTTCTGCTCGAGGACTATGTCAGCGCAGGAATCATGTGCGCAGCTGAAGCCGACAGGCTTCGTTCGGGCGTTGCACAGCGGCTGAACATCCTTGTCGCCGGGGGCACTGGCACCGGCAAAACGACGCTCACGAACGCACTGCTCGCCGAGGTCGCCAAGACCACCGACCGGGTCGTTCTGATCGAAGATACCCGCGAGCTTCAATGCCGCGCGCCAAACCTTGTGGCGATGCGGACCAAGGATGGCGTTGCCTCGCTATCCGATTTGGTCCGCTCGAGCCTTCGACTTCGCCCTGACCGGATTCCGATTGGCGAAGTGCGCGGCGCCGAGGCGCTCGATCTCCTCAAGGCCTGGGGCACCGGCCACCCCGGAGGAATCGGGACGATCCACGCCGGAAGCGCGATTGGTGCCCTGCGGCGGATGGAGCAGCTGATCCAGGAAGCGGTCGTCACCGTCCCGCGCGCCCTGATCGCCGAGACCATCAACCTCATTGCCGTGCTGGTGCGCGATGGCACCGGGCGGCGCCTCGCTGAACTGGCCCGCGTCGACGGGCTGGACCCGGTCACCGGCGACTATCGCCTGATTTCCGCCAACCAAACCCAAGGAGACTCCCTATGA